One Avibacterium avium genomic window carries:
- a CDS encoding YkgJ family cysteine cluster protein, producing MHNLTQFPCDACGKCCRRVNLSEQTRFLDRGDGVCHHFNERTNLCSIYQNRPLVCRVKDYYLAHLSNQYSWEEFVRLNIEVCEILKKG from the coding sequence ATGCATAATTTAACACAATTCCCTTGTGATGCTTGTGGCAAATGTTGTCGCCGAGTCAATTTAAGTGAGCAAACTCGCTTTTTAGATCGTGGTGATGGTGTTTGCCATCATTTTAATGAAAGAACAAATCTTTGTAGTATCTACCAAAATAGGCCTCTTGTCTGCCGAGTAAAAGATTATTACTTAGCACATCTTTCTAATCAATATTCTTGGGAAGAATTTGTTCGTTTAAATATTGAAGTTTGTGAAATATTGAAGAAAGGATAA
- a CDS encoding ATPase encodes MTSIAADKPEFDWAGELEKTVVNSLVTTFGLDFLLFEDKQGGDVDTINNARQGVYATEEAKNAYENREAYDSHAYHSDKRYIEKGRADKALQEQGKLDDAYRAGKKLDNKKGIRQLDHTISGKEISNDAGRVLAGLTGVDLANQESNLNSTHWYVNNLKRDHSVEKFVNEIIPKKSAELEKLIQKKEQELAKMPTSTPQERHKKDLARNELEQSKAKKKVLDDVLENKEKIIEADQKARKAYNQQINLKYYTSATFFKSTAVAAGKKGFQMGARQALGLILAEVWFELRERIPEIYQELKQNFTIAKFLEKIAVSLENIFNRVKKRFKDIISAFKDGALSGILGSISTTVMNIFLVSEKIVVKLIREMWNSLVSVIKLIAFNPDKLDTKMLFKSVLKLLGAGLATALGAMLNAHLASMLVFPMGDLISAFLSALATGVMTLAFGYFIENGLSLQFIWDIINSYKQKYEVMINHMKEINAELDRYLLRWAEIEFNLKPDEIMIFADSLEACNSELERSLVLKQEIERRNIDLPFDLGDVESARKWLASLAKNA; translated from the coding sequence ATGACAAGCATTGCAGCAGACAAGCCAGAATTTGATTGGGCTGGTGAATTAGAAAAAACAGTAGTAAATTCATTAGTAACAACGTTTGGATTAGATTTTTTACTTTTTGAAGATAAACAGGGAGGGGATGTTGATACAATAAATAATGCTCGCCAAGGTGTTTATGCTACTGAAGAAGCTAAAAATGCCTATGAAAATAGAGAAGCCTATGATTCTCATGCTTATCATTCAGATAAACGTTATATAGAAAAAGGTAGGGCGGATAAGGCATTGCAAGAACAAGGAAAATTAGATGATGCTTACCGAGCAGGGAAAAAATTAGATAATAAGAAAGGAATCCGACAATTAGATCATACGATTTCAGGTAAAGAAATTTCTAATGATGCAGGACGTGTTTTAGCAGGGTTGACTGGAGTTGATTTAGCTAACCAAGAAAGCAATTTAAATTCTACACATTGGTATGTCAATAACTTGAAAAGAGATCATAGTGTAGAAAAGTTTGTTAATGAAATTATACCCAAAAAATCTGCAGAATTAGAAAAATTAATTCAAAAGAAAGAGCAAGAACTTGCTAAAATGCCAACCTCAACGCCACAAGAGCGTCATAAAAAAGATCTTGCCCGCAATGAGTTAGAGCAAAGTAAAGCCAAAAAGAAAGTACTTGATGATGTATTAGAAAATAAAGAAAAAATCATTGAAGCAGATCAAAAGGCACGCAAGGCATATAATCAACAAATTAATTTAAAATACTATACAAGTGCTACGTTCTTTAAATCAACTGCGGTAGCCGCAGGTAAAAAAGGATTTCAAATGGGAGCTCGCCAAGCCTTAGGTTTGATTCTCGCTGAAGTTTGGTTTGAATTAAGAGAGCGTATCCCAGAAATTTATCAAGAATTAAAACAAAATTTTACTATTGCTAAGTTTTTAGAAAAAATTGCGGTATCGTTAGAAAATATTTTTAATCGAGTAAAAAAACGATTTAAAGATATTATTTCTGCTTTTAAAGATGGTGCTCTTTCGGGGATACTTGGCAGTATTAGTACAACGGTGATGAATATTTTCCTTGTTTCAGAAAAAATAGTTGTTAAGCTTATTCGCGAAATGTGGAATAGCCTTGTTAGTGTGATTAAATTAATTGCATTTAATCCTGATAAATTAGATACCAAAATGTTGTTTAAAAGTGTATTAAAACTGCTTGGTGCAGGCTTGGCAACTGCCTTGGGGGCAATGTTAAACGCACACTTAGCAAGTATGCTTGTATTCCCTATGGGCGATTTAATTAGTGCATTCTTAAGTGCTTTAGCTACGGGAGTTATGACATTAGCATTTGGATACTTCATTGAAAATGGGCTTTCTTTGCAATTTATATGGGACATAATTAATTCATATAAACAAAAATACGAAGTAATGATCAATCATATGAAAGAAATTAATGCGGAGCTTGATCGTTATTTACTACGATGGGCAGAGATTGAATTTAATCTTAAACCTGATGAAATTATGATTTTTGCCGACAGCTTAGAAGCCTGTAACTCTGAATTAGAACGGTCACTTGTTTTAAAACAAGAAATCGAACGACGAAATATTGATTTACCTTTTGACCTAGGTGATGTAGAAAGTGCTAGAAAATGGTTAGCTAGCTTAGCAAAAAATGCATAA
- a CDS encoding PTS mannose/fructose/sorbose transporter subunit IIC: MEISTLQIILVFIVACISGMGSILDEFQTHRPLIACTLVGLVLGDIKTGIIVGGSLELLALGWMNIGAALAPDAALASVVSTILVIVGGQEITTAIALAIPLAAAGQVLTYVVRAITVGFQHAADRAIEDGNLNRLDWIHCSALILQAMRIAIPALIVALTAGTDAVQAMLNAIPPVVTTGLKIAGGIIAVVGYAMVINMMRAGHLMPFFYAGFVIAAFTDFNLVALGVLGAIMAALYIQLHPKYNQSKQVVQVVSNSNNDLDNRLD; the protein is encoded by the coding sequence ATGGAAATTTCAACGCTACAAATTATTCTTGTATTTATCGTTGCCTGTATTTCAGGTATGGGGTCGATCCTTGATGAATTTCAAACTCACCGTCCGCTTATCGCTTGTACCCTTGTGGGCTTAGTGTTAGGCGATATTAAAACGGGGATTATTGTAGGTGGTTCATTAGAATTACTTGCTCTTGGCTGGATGAACATTGGTGCGGCACTAGCACCTGATGCGGCATTAGCTTCTGTGGTTTCAACCATTCTTGTCATTGTAGGTGGTCAAGAAATCACTACTGCGATCGCATTAGCCATTCCACTTGCTGCAGCAGGTCAGGTTTTAACCTATGTGGTGCGTGCAATTACCGTAGGTTTCCAACACGCCGCAGACCGTGCGATTGAAGATGGTAACTTGAACCGCTTAGACTGGATTCACTGCAGTGCCTTGATTTTACAAGCAATGCGTATTGCAATCCCAGCGTTAATCGTGGCTTTAACCGCAGGTACAGACGCAGTGCAAGCAATGTTAAATGCAATTCCGCCAGTTGTGACAACAGGTTTAAAAATTGCTGGTGGAATTATTGCCGTTGTGGGTTACGCAATGGTGATCAATATGATGCGCGCAGGCCACTTAATGCCATTTTTCTACGCAGGCTTTGTGATTGCCGCCTTTACTGATTTCAACCTTGTTGCCTTAGGTGTGCTAGGTGCAATTATGGCAGCACTTTATATCCAACTTCACCCGAAATACAACCAAAGTAAACAAGTGGTGCAAGTGGTTTCAAATAGCAACAATGATCTTGATAACAGATTAGATTAA
- the manX gene encoding PTS mannose transporter subunit IIAB, whose amino-acid sequence MAIAIIIATHGVAAEQLLKTTEMLIGEQENVATIDFVPGENAETIMAKYQEKLSTTLSHCDEVLFLVDTWGGSPFNAANRVSEGKDNMDIVTGVNVPMLVETFMARDDGPSLQELVAIALETGRTGVRALRYVEEEPEQAPQAVAQAAPAPSQSEVVTPNKEGHLVVGLARIDDRLIHGQVATRWTKESKVSRIVVVNDDVAKDSVRSTMLKSVAPPGVTAHVVGVDKMIRVYNNPEYAGERMMLLFTNPTDVLKLLEAGLDMKSINIGGMAYKDGKKMITSAVSVDDKDIDAFKAIDAMGVELDVRKVSNDSRQYMMDLLKKNNLV is encoded by the coding sequence ATGGCTATTGCGATCATCATCGCAACACACGGCGTGGCGGCAGAACAACTGCTCAAAACGACCGAAATGTTGATTGGTGAACAAGAAAACGTTGCCACGATCGATTTTGTTCCCGGCGAAAACGCTGAAACGATTATGGCGAAATATCAGGAAAAACTCAGCACAACCCTATCACATTGTGATGAAGTCTTATTCCTTGTTGATACTTGGGGCGGCAGTCCGTTTAATGCGGCGAACCGTGTATCGGAAGGCAAAGACAATATGGATATTGTGACTGGGGTAAACGTGCCAATGTTGGTGGAAACCTTTATGGCGCGTGATGATGGCCCAAGTTTGCAAGAACTGGTGGCGATTGCCTTAGAAACAGGCCGTACTGGTGTGCGTGCCTTAAGATATGTGGAAGAAGAGCCAGAGCAAGCGCCGCAAGCCGTTGCTCAAGCAGCCCCTGCACCAAGCCAATCTGAAGTGGTTACACCAAATAAAGAAGGTCATCTTGTTGTTGGGCTTGCGCGTATTGATGACCGCTTAATTCACGGTCAAGTAGCAACACGCTGGACAAAAGAAAGCAAAGTTTCTCGCATTGTGGTCGTGAATGACGATGTGGCGAAAGATAGCGTGCGTTCAACAATGCTGAAAAGCGTTGCGCCACCGGGAGTAACCGCACACGTTGTGGGCGTAGATAAAATGATCCGCGTTTATAACAATCCTGAATATGCGGGCGAGCGTATGATGTTATTATTCACCAATCCAACAGATGTATTAAAACTGCTAGAAGCAGGATTAGATATGAAATCTATCAACATTGGTGGTATGGCTTATAAAGACGGTAAGAAAATGATTACCAGTGCGGTATCTGTTGATGATAAAGACATTGACGCATTCAAAGCCATTGATGCAATGGGTGTGGAGCTTGATGTGCGTAAAGTATCAAACGATAGCCGTCAATATATGATGGATTTATTGAAGAAAAACAATCTTGTGTAA
- a CDS encoding aspartate aminotransferase family protein, with the protein MSAYNRQTFDEVMIQNYAPAEFIPVKGKGSRVWDQQGREYIDFTSGIAVNALGHCPDEIVAVLKEQGETLWHSSNWFTSEPTLQLATKLVQKTFADRVMFVNSGAEANEAALKLARRYAVDHFGTQKSKIIAFKQSFHGRTLFTVSVGGQAKYSDGFGPKPADIIHVPFNDLAAVKAVIDDHTCAVIVEPIQGESGVKPADPAFLQGLRQLCDENNASLIFDEVQTGLSRTGYLYAYMKYGVVPDILTSAKALGNGFPIGAMLTTHEIAKSFSVGVHGTTFGGNPLACAVASKVVDILSDTKFLAKIHRTSELFMQKLAELNQALNLFSEIRGEGLLIGAELNTNYQGKASEFVKSAAKNGLMILVAGPDVLRFAPALNISDEELQEGFVRLEKTLREMV; encoded by the coding sequence ATGAGTGCTTATAACAGACAAACCTTTGATGAAGTGATGATACAAAATTATGCGCCCGCAGAGTTTATTCCAGTGAAAGGGAAGGGGAGCAGAGTTTGGGATCAGCAAGGGCGAGAATATATTGATTTCACAAGCGGTATTGCGGTGAATGCGTTGGGGCATTGTCCTGATGAGATTGTGGCGGTGCTGAAGGAGCAAGGGGAAACGCTGTGGCATTCTAGCAACTGGTTTACCAGTGAGCCAACCTTGCAATTAGCCACAAAATTGGTGCAGAAAACCTTTGCGGATCGGGTGATGTTTGTTAATTCAGGTGCTGAAGCTAACGAGGCTGCGTTGAAATTGGCTAGGCGTTATGCAGTAGATCATTTTGGCACGCAGAAAAGCAAAATTATTGCCTTTAAGCAAAGTTTTCACGGGCGTACATTATTCACGGTGAGCGTAGGTGGGCAAGCGAAATATTCTGATGGCTTTGGGCCGAAACCTGCGGATATTATCCACGTTCCTTTTAACGATCTTGCAGCGGTAAAAGCCGTGATTGATGACCATACTTGTGCTGTGATTGTTGAGCCGATTCAAGGCGAAAGTGGTGTAAAACCTGCTGATCCGGCATTCTTACAGGGGTTACGTCAGCTTTGTGATGAAAACAATGCCTCGTTGATTTTTGATGAAGTGCAAACGGGTTTGTCGCGCACTGGCTATCTTTATGCTTATATGAAATATGGCGTTGTGCCTGATATTCTGACTTCTGCCAAAGCATTGGGCAATGGCTTTCCAATTGGTGCAATGCTCACCACCCATGAGATTGCGAAAAGTTTTTCTGTTGGTGTGCACGGCACGACTTTTGGGGGAAATCCTCTTGCTTGTGCAGTGGCATCAAAAGTTGTGGATATACTTTCTGATACTAAATTCTTAGCAAAAATCCACCGCACTTCTGAATTATTTATGCAGAAATTGGCTGAGCTAAATCAGGCGTTGAATTTATTTAGCGAAATTCGTGGAGAGGGCTTGTTGATTGGCGCAGAGCTAAATACGAATTATCAAGGAAAAGCCAGCGAATTTGTGAAAAGTGCGGCTAAAAATGGACTAATGATTTTAGTTGCAGGCCCTGATGTCTTGCGTTTCGCCCCTGCGTTGAATATTAGCGATGAAGAATTGCAAGAAGGGTTTGTGCGCTTAGAAAAAACTTTAAGAGAAATGGTTTAG
- a CDS encoding PTS mannose transporter subunit IID, giving the protein MTTEMKKVTQSDLNKVVMRSNLFQGSWNFERMQALGFAYSIVPVIKRLYPDPNSQERKDAIKRHLEFFNTQPFVAAPVLGVTIAMEEERANGKEIDDAAINGIKVGLMGPLAGVGDPIFWGTARPVFAALGAGLALSGSILGPLLFFVLFNLVRLATRYYGVVYGYKKGLDVVQDMSGGLLQKLTEGASILGLFIMGALVQKWTSINVPLVVSTIEKQDGTIEVTTVQSILDSLMPGLLPLLFTFACMWLLRNRVNALWIIVGIFIIGIIGAATGILA; this is encoded by the coding sequence ATGACAACTGAAATGAAAAAAGTAACCCAAAGTGATTTAAATAAAGTAGTAATGCGTTCTAACCTTTTCCAAGGTTCTTGGAACTTTGAGCGTATGCAAGCCCTTGGCTTTGCTTACTCAATAGTGCCTGTTATCAAGCGTTTATACCCAGATCCAAATTCTCAAGAACGTAAAGATGCAATCAAACGCCATTTAGAGTTCTTTAACACGCAACCTTTCGTGGCCGCGCCTGTGCTTGGTGTAACCATCGCAATGGAAGAAGAACGTGCAAATGGGAAAGAAATTGATGATGCGGCAATCAATGGGATCAAAGTGGGTTTAATGGGGCCGCTAGCGGGTGTAGGTGATCCAATTTTCTGGGGAACAGCTCGTCCTGTTTTCGCGGCACTTGGTGCAGGCTTAGCATTAAGCGGAAGTATCCTTGGCCCATTATTATTCTTCGTCTTGTTTAATCTTGTCCGTTTAGCAACCCGTTATTACGGCGTAGTTTACGGCTATAAGAAAGGGCTTGATGTGGTGCAAGATATGAGTGGGGGCTTATTGCAAAAACTCACTGAAGGGGCATCAATTCTCGGTCTATTCATAATGGGGGCGTTAGTGCAAAAATGGACAAGCATTAATGTGCCACTAGTGGTTTCCACCATTGAAAAACAAGACGGTACGATTGAAGTGACCACCGTGCAATCTATCCTTGATAGCTTAATGCCGGGTTTATTACCATTGCTATTCACCTTTGCGTGTATGTGGTTATTACGCAACCGCGTCAATGCGTTATGGATTATCGTGGGCATTTTCATCATCGGTATCATCGGTGCAGCAACCGGTATTCTTGCTTAA
- a CDS encoding YobD family protein, with translation MINTALLVFIILYFLYAFYDQFLMEKRFGETILKVRLRRKSKIEGIIMLALVGVAIYQALPQGIEPYTMFLLVMFGILMIYHFFIRYPVFILKKDGFFLNNLYLQYAYINTINIGENGFLQLVLKNRKAVPLVAENPKDVEKILQYLTDSGRISQDQNALEQAKQQAKQKSTANKSEKTNKKGK, from the coding sequence ATGATCAATACCGCTTTATTAGTTTTTATCATTCTTTATTTTTTATATGCTTTCTACGATCAATTCCTAATGGAAAAACGCTTTGGTGAAACCATCTTAAAAGTGCGTTTACGCCGTAAATCGAAAATCGAAGGCATTATTATGCTCGCATTGGTTGGTGTTGCTATTTATCAAGCATTGCCACAAGGTATCGAACCTTACACAATGTTTTTATTGGTAATGTTTGGTATTTTAATGATTTATCATTTCTTTATCCGCTACCCTGTGTTTATTTTGAAAAAAGACGGCTTTTTCTTAAATAATCTTTATTTGCAATATGCTTACATCAATACCATTAATATTGGTGAAAATGGCTTTTTGCAATTAGTGTTAAAAAACCGCAAAGCCGTGCCTTTAGTTGCTGAAAATCCTAAAGATGTGGAAAAAATTCTACAATATCTCACCGATAGCGGTCGCATTTCGCAAGATCAAAACGCCCTAGAACAAGCCAAGCAACAAGCGAAACAAAAATCCACGGCGAACAAAAGCGAAAAAACCAATAAAAAAGGAAAATAA
- the manA gene encoding mannose-6-phosphate isomerase, class I, translated as MLYPLNGQLQHYVWGGHQFLPEFLGIPAEQNQYYAEWWLGDHSSAPSIIEENSTSEPLNAFLAKNPTALGETSRTQFGDNLPYLLKILDVKLPLSIQLHPTKAQAEAGFARENALGIALNDPKRTYKDNNHKPEMMIALSDFWLLHGFKTKQAILQTLQARPSLAPLAEKLAQQSLADFYADIMQADQQALAAWLNPIIQANQSAYAQNQLSLENPDYWVLYAIEAMKIPTEKLDAGLICFYLFNIVHLKKGEGIFQDAGIPHAYLRGQNIELMACSDNVIRGGLTPKHVDIAELLKVIDCREVVPQIIPVAPKNEPVFTYQTPAKDFALTQVSYQQDEQLRLHAQSAEILLVMRGELKISENSTALSLKQGQSAFISADSDYLIEGIEDGYAVIAKLP; from the coding sequence ATGCTTTACCCATTAAATGGTCAGCTCCAGCATTATGTCTGGGGCGGACACCAATTTTTACCTGAGTTTCTCGGCATTCCAGCCGAACAAAATCAATATTATGCCGAATGGTGGCTAGGGGATCACAGCTCTGCCCCATCAATCATTGAAGAAAACAGCACCTCTGAGCCACTAAACGCATTTTTAGCGAAAAATCCCACCGCACTTGGGGAAACAAGCCGAACGCAATTTGGCGACAACTTGCCTTATTTGCTGAAAATTTTAGATGTAAAACTGCCCCTTTCTATTCAGCTTCACCCAACGAAAGCACAAGCTGAAGCTGGCTTTGCAAGAGAAAATGCCCTAGGCATTGCCTTAAACGATCCAAAAAGAACTTACAAAGACAACAATCACAAACCTGAAATGATGATTGCCTTGTCTGATTTTTGGTTATTGCACGGATTCAAAACCAAGCAAGCCATTCTGCAAACCTTGCAAGCGCGCCCTTCTCTCGCCCCGCTTGCAGAAAAACTTGCACAACAATCCTTAGCAGATTTTTATGCCGACATTATGCAAGCCGACCAGCAAGCCCTTGCGGCGTGGCTCAATCCAATTATTCAAGCCAATCAAAGTGCTTATGCACAAAATCAGCTTAGCCTTGAAAATCCTGATTATTGGGTGCTTTATGCCATCGAGGCAATGAAAATCCCAACTGAAAAATTAGACGCGGGGCTGATTTGTTTTTACTTATTTAACATTGTCCATCTCAAAAAAGGTGAAGGTATTTTCCAAGATGCGGGCATTCCGCACGCCTATTTACGCGGGCAAAATATCGAATTAATGGCCTGCTCCGACAACGTTATCCGCGGCGGCTTAACGCCAAAACACGTTGATATTGCTGAACTCTTGAAAGTGATAGACTGCCGAGAAGTTGTGCCACAAATTATCCCTGTTGCACCAAAAAACGAGCCAGTATTCACTTATCAAACACCGGCAAAAGATTTCGCCCTCACCCAAGTAAGCTATCAACAAGATGAGCAACTCCGCTTACACGCACAAAGTGCCGAGATTTTATTGGTAATGCGCGGCGAGCTAAAAATCAGCGAAAATTCCACCGCACTTTCTTTAAAGCAAGGTCAATCGGCATTTATCAGTGCAGATTCTGACTATTTAATAGAAGGAATTGAAGATGGGTATGCGGTGATTGCGAAGTTGCCTTAA
- the coaE gene encoding dephospho-CoA kinase (Dephospho-CoA kinase (CoaE) performs the final step in coenzyme A biosynthesis.), which yields MSYIVGVTGGIGSGKSTIVDLFAELGAEIIDADIVAREVVAKGTPLLVEIAAHFGETILLDSGELNRQALRQIVFELPQEKVWLNNLLHPAIRREMLHQLAQSQAPYVLWVVPLLIENDLTAFCDRVLVVDVLPETQLLRAAKRDQNNIALIKNIMASQVSREKRLSVADDVVDNEPELSQNLPYLQQKVLELHHQYLQLAKEKEKANE from the coding sequence ATGAGTTATATCGTTGGCGTAACAGGCGGCATTGGCAGTGGAAAAAGCACCATTGTGGATTTATTTGCCGAGTTAGGGGCGGAAATTATTGATGCGGATATTGTGGCAAGAGAAGTGGTGGCGAAAGGAACGCCGTTGTTAGTGGAAATTGCAGCGCATTTTGGCGAAACTATTTTGCTAGATTCAGGCGAGTTAAATCGCCAAGCCTTGCGTCAAATTGTGTTTGAACTCCCTCAAGAAAAAGTGTGGTTAAATAATTTGCTTCACCCTGCCATTCGGCGTGAAATGTTACATCAGCTTGCGCAAAGCCAAGCGCCTTATGTGTTGTGGGTTGTACCGTTGTTGATCGAAAATGATCTGACAGCATTTTGTGATCGCGTGTTAGTGGTTGATGTGCTACCAGAAACCCAACTGTTGCGTGCTGCGAAGCGGGATCAAAATAACATTGCCTTGATTAAAAATATTATGGCATCGCAAGTCAGCCGAGAAAAACGCTTATCAGTCGCTGATGATGTGGTGGATAACGAACCAGAATTAAGCCAAAATCTGCCTTATTTGCAGCAAAAAGTGTTAGAATTGCACCACCAATATTTACAACTTGCAAAGGAAAAAGAGAAAGCAAATGAGTGA
- a CDS encoding prepilin peptidase — MITLATFLLGGFVGLLIFLYIATFTQRLTQTVWQDYCELFQPQQREKPMPHSSWQNKKCGSFLCYIFAFAGLFVLCGKLNADPYVALWWATWLSLVILISIIDWLYRLISPLLCVWLFLWTLLGVHWHIISFSLEQALASAVGILLIFYSVYYISQMIYHKTMLGEGDCWLAFALGAGIFWQKLPHFVFLACCYAIVFCGIQKLCRRDGQQTVQQIPFAPFLSLSALSLLLLR; from the coding sequence ATGATTACGCTTGCGACATTTTTATTGGGTGGCTTTGTGGGGTTACTGATCTTTTTGTATATTGCCACTTTTACTCAACGGCTAACGCAGACCGTATGGCAAGATTATTGTGAACTTTTCCAGCCACAACAAAGAGAAAAGCCAATGCCACATTCCTCTTGGCAGAATAAAAAGTGCGGTAGTTTTTTGTGTTATATTTTTGCCTTTGCAGGATTGTTTGTCTTGTGCGGCAAGCTTAATGCGGATCCTTATGTCGCATTATGGTGGGCGACTTGGCTAAGCTTGGTGATTTTAATCAGCATTATTGATTGGCTTTATCGATTGATTTCACCGCTATTATGCGTTTGGCTTTTCTTATGGACGCTGCTTGGCGTACATTGGCACATTATTTCGTTTTCGTTGGAGCAGGCTTTAGCAAGTGCGGTGGGAATTTTGTTAATTTTTTATAGTGTTTACTACATAAGCCAAATGATTTATCACAAAACAATGTTAGGTGAAGGGGATTGCTGGCTGGCGTTTGCACTTGGTGCAGGCATTTTCTGGCAAAAATTACCGCACTTTGTTTTTCTTGCTTGTTGTTATGCCATTGTTTTTTGTGGCATACAAAAATTGTGCAGGCGTGATGGACAACAAACTGTGCAACAAATTCCCTTTGCGCCGTTTTTAAGCCTTTCTGCCCTGAGCCTATTATTGCTTCGCTAA
- a CDS encoding type II secretion system F family protein: MKLFNWQATNFLQQKQQGMIVAENIEMARQALFQRQLQNIKLQRNWQFPRKPKANELYELINQLALLLKSAVPIKQSLQLLLQNCTVISLNLWLGRLIEDLESGLSFSQGIEKQGKYFSQQEQQLIQVGEMTGKLAQVCEQIAQYRQQSLILQRKIQKILLYPMLVLGISVLLTLLLLIFIVPQFAEMYGNNNASLPAFTKFLLHLSEGLQQHFWQLAFLFILVLLFIRFRLKRSAKLIKWKNQCINKMPILGKITQLARLIRFSQALALMLRSGVPLNMALQSFLPKQQSWQVEKSYVADPVLNQAVETALYWLNQGYKFSDSVASDFFPMIAQQMLKIGEESGQVAQMLQHIADKYQQDLNHQVDLLSQLLEPLLMVIIGGLIGAVLLGMYLPIFNMGSIIQ, encoded by the coding sequence ATGAAACTGTTTAATTGGCAAGCTACGAATTTTTTGCAACAAAAACAACAAGGTATGATCGTAGCAGAGAATATTGAAATGGCGCGGCAAGCCTTGTTTCAGCGACAGTTGCAAAATATCAAGCTGCAACGCAACTGGCAATTTCCGCGTAAACCGAAAGCGAATGAATTGTATGAACTGATTAACCAACTGGCGTTACTGCTGAAATCCGCTGTGCCAATTAAGCAAAGTTTGCAATTATTGCTGCAGAATTGCACAGTGATTTCCTTAAATCTCTGGCTTGGGCGATTGATAGAAGATCTTGAAAGCGGTTTAAGCTTTTCACAAGGAATTGAAAAACAAGGGAAATATTTTTCACAGCAGGAACAACAGCTAATTCAAGTGGGCGAAATGACAGGCAAGCTTGCGCAAGTGTGTGAGCAAATTGCACAATATCGTCAGCAGTCGTTAATTCTGCAACGAAAAATCCAAAAAATCTTGCTTTATCCCATGTTGGTGCTAGGCATTTCCGTGCTTTTGACCTTGTTGTTGCTGATTTTTATCGTGCCGCAATTTGCTGAAATGTACGGCAATAATAATGCTAGCTTACCCGCATTTACCAAATTTTTATTACATCTTTCCGAAGGATTGCAACAACATTTTTGGCAGCTTGCTTTTTTGTTTATACTGGTTTTGCTGTTTATTCGCTTTCGTCTAAAGCGTTCGGCAAAGCTAATAAAGTGGAAAAATCAATGTATCAATAAAATGCCAATTTTGGGCAAGATTACTCAATTAGCCCGACTAATTCGCTTCAGCCAAGCCCTTGCATTAATGCTGCGTTCAGGCGTGCCGTTAAATATGGCATTGCAATCTTTTTTACCGAAACAGCAAAGCTGGCAAGTGGAAAAAAGCTATGTGGCTGATCCCGTGCTAAATCAAGCGGTGGAAACGGCGTTATATTGGCTCAATCAAGGTTATAAATTTTCCGATAGCGTAGCCAGTGATTTCTTTCCAATGATAGCACAACAAATGCTAAAAATAGGTGAAGAAAGTGGGCAGGTAGCACAGATGCTACAACATATTGCTGATAAATATCAGCAGGATCTTAATCATCAAGTGGATCTACTTTCTCAACTGCTTGAACCTTTGCTAATGGTGATTATTGGCGGTTTAATCGGCGCAGTTCTGCTAGGAATGTATTTACCCATTTTCAATATGGGATCGATAATCCAATGA
- a CDS encoding GNAT family N-acetyltransferase: MNIQHQQNGEFFILDEQGQKVAKLTYYFIDAHSINANHTYVSESLRGQGVADKLYQALVQFVREHQLNLVPSCSYIAKKWQREVH, from the coding sequence ATGAACATTCAACATCAACAAAATGGTGAGTTTTTTATCCTTGATGAACAAGGGCAAAAAGTGGCAAAACTCACTTATTATTTTATTGATGCGCATAGCATTAATGCCAATCACACTTATGTTTCAGAAAGTTTACGCGGGCAAGGTGTGGCAGATAAACTTTATCAGGCCCTAGTGCAATTCGTGCGAGAACATCAATTAAATTTAGTGCCAAGTTGTAGCTATATTGCTAAAAAATGGCAGCGTGAAGTGCATTAA
- the yacG gene encoding DNA gyrase inhibitor YacG, producing the protein MSEDVFTVPCPHCQKTVPWTPQSQYRPFCSKRCQLIDLGEWANEEKAIASDTADFATNENFGEDWRG; encoded by the coding sequence ATGAGTGAAGACGTTTTTACCGTACCTTGTCCCCACTGTCAAAAAACCGTGCCTTGGACACCACAGAGCCAATATCGTCCTTTTTGTAGCAAGCGTTGCCAGCTGATTGATTTAGGCGAATGGGCAAATGAAGAAAAAGCCATTGCCAGTGATACAGCGGATTTTGCTACCAATGAGAATTTTGGTGAAGATTGGCGTGGCTAG